The following proteins are encoded in a genomic region of Triticum urartu cultivar G1812 unplaced genomic scaffold, Tu2.1 TuUngrouped_contig_4714, whole genome shotgun sequence:
- the LOC125528213 gene encoding probable protein phosphatase 2C 44: MVGRMERQTVSTSSASCSPSAASSSSSSSCGGRKRPDILNMIRSAACLNSSSTDTGKGRSKQSSTKVTHGFHLVEGKSGHDMEDYHVAEYKCDKNHELGLFAIFDGHLGDRVPSYLRANLFSNILKEPLFWTDPQEAIKNAYGSTNKYILENAKQLGPGGSTAVTAIVVDGKDMWIANVGDSRAVLCERGAANQITVDHEPHISNERQRIEQQGGFVTTFPGDVPRVNGQLAVARAFGDHSLKTHLSSEPDIRHVPINSSIEFVILASDGLWKVMKNQEAVDLVKSTKDPQAAAKRLTTEALARKSKDDISCIVIRFRC; encoded by the exons ATGGTCGGCCGGATGGAGCGGCAGACGGTGTCGACGTCCTCCGCGTCCTGCTccccctccgccgcctcctcaTCCTCTTCCTCGTCATGCGGCGGACGGAAGCGGCCCGACATACTCAACATGATCCGG AGTGCAGCATGTCTGAATTCATCATCTACTGATACTGGCAAGGGGCGGAGTAAGCAATCAAGCACCAAGGTGACACACGGATTCCACCTGGTTGAAGGGAAATCTGGCCATGACATGGAGGACTACCATGTAGCAGAGTACAAGTGCGATAAGAACCATGAGCTTGGCCTCTTTGCCATTTTCGACGGCCATCTGGGGGACCGTGTGCCCAGTTACTTGAGAGCTAACCTTTTCTCCAACATACTCAAAGAG CCTCTCTTCTGGACTGACCCTCAGGAAGCGATTAAAAATGCATATGGCTCTACAAACAAATATATTCTGGAAAATGCCAAGCAACTTGGGCCAGGCGGTTCAACAGCAGTTACTGCTATTGTAGTTGATGGCAAGGATATGTGGATAGCAAACGTAGGCGACTCGAGGGCCGTTTTATGTGAACGGGGTGCTGCTAATCAGATCACCGTGGACCATGAACCCCATATATCCAATGAAAGGCAGAGGATTGAACAGCAGGGTGGCTTTGTCACAACATTTCCTG GCGATGTCCCTCGCGTAAATGGCCAACTCGCTGTCGCAAGGGCGTTCGGTGACCATAGCCTCAAGACGCACTTGAGTTCGGAACCTGACATTAGGCATGTACCCATAAACTCAAGTATAGAGTTCGTCATACTTGCCAGCGATGGATTATGGAAG GTGATGAAGAACCAGGAAGCTGTGGACCTCGTGAAGTCGACAAAGGACCCCCAGGCAGCAGCAAAGCGGCTGACGACCGAGGCGCTCGCGAGGAAGAGCAAGGACGacatctcctgcatcgtcatccgcTTCCGCTGCTGA